Proteins from one Muntiacus reevesi unplaced genomic scaffold, mMunRee1.1 SCAFFOLD_256, whole genome shotgun sequence genomic window:
- the LOC136155225 gene encoding olfactory receptor 14K1-like has product MEFMLVRFTENQMLLRLQAGLFSLIYLVSMLENLIIIFLTILDQHLHTPMYFFLRHLSFLDLCLISTTVPKFIFNCITFTESISYVECVLQLFLVVLTAGSETGILTVMSYDRYVAICRPLHYEAVMSKRTCVQLMAVSWFNGGSLGILYSTGTFSLNFCGSNKIHQFFCDVPALLKLTCSQEHATITVSVTVGVCYAFSCLVCIAVSYVYIFSTVLKIRTRVNQSKAFATCLPHLVVVSAFLLTGAVAYLKPPSNSPSFLDLLLSVFYSVVPPTLNPVIYCLKNKDIKSALVKSCEMLKAVE; this is encoded by the coding sequence ATGGAATTCATGCTTGTGAGATTTACTGAGAATCAGATGCTACTGAGGCTGCAGGCTGGGCTCTTCTCACTGATCTACCTAGTATCTATGTTGGAGAATTTAATTATCATCTTCCTCACAATTCTTGACCAACACCTCCACACACcaatgtactttttcctcaggCATTTGTCCTTTTTAGATCTGTGCCTTATTTCTACCACAGTCCCCAAATTTATTTTCAACTGCATCACCTTCACTGAGTCCATCTCTTACGTGGAATGTGTGTTACAGCTTTTCCTGGTAGTACTAACGGCTGGGTCAGAGACTGGTATTCTCACTGTGAtgtcctatgaccgctatgttgcCATCTGTCGCCCTCTGCATTATGAGGCTGTCATGAGCAAAAGGACCTGTGTCCAGTTGATGGCTGTGTCCTGGTTCAACGGTGGATCCTTGGGAATACTGTACTCCACTGGGACATTCTCTTTGAATTTTTGTGGGTCCAATAAGATACATCAGTTCTTTTGTGATGTTCCTGCCTTACTAAAACTCACTTGTTCTCAAGAACATGCAACTATTACTGTCAGTGTGACCGTTGGGGTCTGTTATGCATTTTCATGTTTAGTTTGCATTGCGGTCTCCTATGTCTATATTTTTTCCACTGTGTTGAAGATCCGAACCAGAGTGAACCAGTCCAAAGCCTTTGCTACCTGCCTGCCTCACCTCGTTGTTGTGAGTGCATTCCTTTTAACGGGTGCTGTTGCTTATTTAAAGCCACCATCCAACAGTCCTTCTTTTCTAGACTTGCTGCTGTCTGTGTTCTATTCTGTGGTACCCCCAACCTTGAACCCTGTTATCTACTGTCTGAAGAATAAGGACATTAAATCAGCTCTAGTAAAGTCCTGTGAAATGTTAAAAGCAGTGGAGTAA